Proteins encoded together in one Variovorax paradoxus EPS window:
- a CDS encoding RNA polymerase sigma factor → MNDPAAHQAAEKAARESYGRLLAILSARTHDIAASEDALADAFARALERWPADGIPDQPDAWLLSVARHRKLDAWRHSRVQDQATQTLLLLAGEMDEASAEGTAVPDERLRLLFVCAHPAIDVAARAPLMLQTVLGLDAARMAGAFLTAPSTLGQRLVRAKARIRAAGIPFEYPEARDLPQRLQDVLDGIYAAYGTGWDDVDGADALPRGLTSEAIDLGRILFHLMPDEPEPLGLRALMLFCESRAAARRSETGAYVPLDQQDTLRWDPDLLAEAERCLRLASEMKSLGAYQLEAAIQSAHCERRVGAPVAPEVLVSLYEGLLALRPSIGAQVSRACALANARGPEIGLRALEAIPADEVASYQPFWAARAHLLAAGGARAAARQAYDRAIGLSANAAVRAYLNAMSQRL, encoded by the coding sequence GTGAACGACCCGGCGGCTCATCAGGCCGCCGAGAAGGCGGCGCGCGAGTCGTACGGCCGGCTGCTGGCGATCTTGTCGGCGCGCACGCACGACATCGCCGCCTCCGAAGACGCGCTCGCCGACGCGTTCGCGCGCGCGCTCGAACGCTGGCCGGCCGACGGCATTCCGGACCAACCCGATGCGTGGCTCCTGAGCGTGGCGCGGCACCGCAAGCTCGACGCCTGGCGCCATTCGCGCGTGCAGGACCAGGCCACCCAGACCCTGCTGCTCCTGGCCGGCGAGATGGACGAGGCCAGCGCCGAAGGCACCGCCGTGCCCGACGAGCGGCTGCGCCTGCTCTTCGTCTGCGCGCACCCGGCTATCGACGTCGCGGCCCGCGCGCCGCTGATGCTGCAGACCGTGCTCGGCCTGGATGCGGCGCGCATGGCCGGCGCCTTTCTCACCGCGCCCTCCACGCTCGGCCAGCGGCTGGTGCGGGCCAAGGCGCGCATCCGTGCGGCGGGCATTCCCTTCGAATACCCGGAAGCGCGCGACCTGCCGCAGCGCCTGCAGGACGTGCTCGACGGCATCTACGCCGCCTACGGCACCGGCTGGGACGACGTCGATGGCGCCGATGCGCTGCCGCGCGGCCTCACGTCCGAAGCCATCGACCTGGGCCGCATCCTCTTCCACCTGATGCCCGACGAACCCGAACCGCTTGGCCTTCGCGCGCTGATGCTCTTCTGCGAAAGCCGCGCCGCCGCCCGGCGCAGCGAGACCGGGGCGTATGTGCCGCTCGACCAGCAGGACACCTTGCGCTGGGACCCGGACCTGCTCGCGGAAGCCGAGCGGTGCCTGCGGCTGGCATCGGAGATGAAGTCCCTCGGGGCGTACCAGTTGGAGGCGGCCATCCAGTCGGCCCATTGCGAACGGCGCGTGGGCGCGCCGGTGGCTCCCGAGGTGCTGGTGTCGCTGTACGAAGGCCTGCTGGCGCTGCGGCCCAGCATCGGCGCGCAGGTCAGCCGCGCCTGCGCGCTTGCGAATGCGCGCGGGCCAGAGATCGGGTTGCGGGCGCTGGAGGCGATTCCTGCGGACGAGGTGGCGAGCTACCAACCGTTCTGGGCGGCGCGTGCGCATCTGCTCGCGGCCGGTGGCGCGCGTGCAGCGGCGCGGCAGGCTTATGACCGCGCAATCGGGTTGAGTGCGAATGCGGCGGTGCGGGCGTATCTCAATGCGATGTCGCAGCGGCTTTGA
- a CDS encoding penicillin acylase family protein — protein MKRTSPRLAARRMPNHRLSLIGALAAIALAGCASGPSVSDTPSRPSSSFAVPGLEKPAEVLVDRWGVPHLYAGTLYDAFVAQGFIAARDRLWQMDLWRKRGLGEMAKDFGPAWVESDRAARAVLYRGDMYREWLAYGSDAKRVAEAFTAGVNAYVAQVRAQPALLPTEFALLGYQPAMWSPEDVVRIRHHGLTLNFTSEVDRARAFCAGGPGVKADWLRRELDPPVTPKVPVGFDPCTIPAAELRAAYLRATDSPRFTKENTRVGMNAGAPTAPVALLPGSAESIAAKAEQDEAQQQALQGDPTGAYGSNNWVISPKLTSTGRPILANDPHRSHGAPSLRYMTHLSAPGMDAIGAGEPFLPGLSIGHNGTIAFGLTRFYMDQEDLYVYQLNPKNLNEYRYQGRWEPMTRVTERIAVRGESAPREVVNTFTRHGPVLLSEPGKRRAYALRAAWLEPGMAPYFGSMDYMRARNWDQFRAAMNRWGAPGENQVYADSSGNVGWIPGGLTPIRPNWDGLMPVPGDGRYEWSGFRNGDELPSEFNPARGYVVTANENNIPPDHPAAKKGIGYEWSDAARARRLKELFAAKVAAGSRFTIEDSERMQNDIVATPAQRLLKLLAGLRSDDAQTAAGLRLLQNWDGTMDRDSAAAALYEVWSGKTLRAAVLKAGAGEVGATLAAPGDNTRMVLLLENPFGWVSDAQRDALLLQTLPPAMQELTAKLGPDTTAWKWGTLHRAEFRHPLAGVVDAATRKKLDVGDWPMSGSSFTPMAATYRASDYKLTSGASFRMVLDVGNWDASRVINTPGQSGNPDSPNYRDLAPLWLEGKYVPLVYSRGAVEKETVERIQLTPAK, from the coding sequence ATGAAAAGAACGAGCCCGCGCCTCGCCGCGCGACGCATGCCGAACCATCGGCTTTCCCTCATCGGCGCACTTGCCGCCATCGCACTCGCAGGTTGTGCGTCCGGTCCTTCGGTCAGCGACACACCCAGCCGCCCCTCCTCATCCTTCGCCGTCCCCGGCCTCGAGAAGCCCGCCGAGGTGCTGGTCGACCGCTGGGGCGTGCCTCATCTCTATGCCGGCACGCTCTACGACGCCTTCGTGGCGCAGGGCTTCATCGCCGCGCGCGACCGGCTCTGGCAGATGGACCTGTGGCGCAAGCGCGGCCTCGGCGAAATGGCGAAAGACTTCGGCCCCGCCTGGGTCGAGAGCGACCGCGCCGCGCGCGCCGTGCTCTACCGCGGCGACATGTACCGCGAGTGGCTGGCCTACGGGTCGGACGCCAAGCGCGTGGCCGAGGCTTTCACGGCCGGCGTCAATGCCTATGTCGCGCAGGTTCGCGCGCAGCCCGCGCTGCTGCCCACCGAATTCGCATTGCTGGGCTACCAGCCGGCGATGTGGTCGCCCGAGGATGTGGTGCGCATCCGGCACCACGGGCTCACGCTCAATTTCACTTCAGAGGTCGACCGCGCACGCGCCTTCTGCGCCGGCGGCCCGGGCGTCAAGGCCGACTGGCTGCGCCGCGAACTCGATCCGCCGGTCACGCCCAAGGTGCCCGTGGGGTTCGACCCCTGCACCATCCCGGCGGCGGAACTGCGCGCGGCCTACCTGCGGGCGACCGATTCGCCGCGCTTCACCAAAGAGAACACGCGGGTCGGCATGAATGCGGGCGCACCTACCGCGCCAGTTGCCTTGTTGCCCGGCAGCGCCGAGTCCATCGCCGCAAAGGCCGAGCAGGACGAGGCGCAACAACAAGCCCTGCAGGGCGACCCCACGGGCGCGTACGGCAGCAACAACTGGGTCATCTCGCCGAAGCTCACGTCCACGGGCCGGCCCATCCTCGCGAACGATCCGCACCGCTCGCACGGCGCGCCGAGCCTGCGCTACATGACGCACCTGAGCGCACCCGGCATGGACGCCATCGGCGCGGGCGAGCCTTTCCTGCCGGGCCTGTCGATCGGCCACAACGGCACCATCGCCTTCGGCCTCACGCGCTTCTACATGGACCAGGAAGACCTGTACGTGTACCAGCTCAACCCGAAGAACCTCAACGAGTACCGCTACCAGGGCCGCTGGGAGCCGATGACCCGCGTGACCGAGCGCATCGCGGTGCGCGGCGAGAGCGCGCCGCGCGAGGTGGTCAACACCTTCACGCGCCACGGCCCCGTGCTGCTGTCCGAGCCCGGCAAGCGCCGCGCGTATGCATTGCGCGCCGCCTGGCTGGAGCCCGGCATGGCGCCGTACTTCGGTTCGATGGACTACATGCGCGCGCGCAACTGGGACCAGTTCCGCGCCGCGATGAACCGCTGGGGCGCGCCGGGCGAGAACCAGGTGTATGCCGACAGCAGCGGCAACGTCGGCTGGATTCCGGGCGGGCTCACGCCGATCCGGCCCAACTGGGACGGGCTCATGCCCGTGCCGGGCGACGGCCGCTACGAGTGGTCGGGCTTTCGCAACGGCGACGAACTGCCTTCGGAGTTCAACCCCGCGCGCGGCTACGTGGTGACCGCGAACGAGAACAACATTCCGCCCGACCATCCGGCCGCGAAGAAAGGCATCGGCTACGAGTGGAGCGATGCGGCCCGCGCACGGCGTTTGAAAGAGCTGTTCGCCGCGAAGGTGGCGGCGGGTTCGCGCTTCACCATCGAGGACTCCGAGCGCATGCAGAACGACATCGTCGCGACGCCCGCGCAGCGGCTCCTGAAGCTGCTGGCGGGCCTGCGCAGCGACGACGCGCAAACCGCAGCCGGCCTGCGCCTCCTGCAGAACTGGGACGGCACGATGGACCGCGACAGCGCCGCAGCCGCGCTCTACGAGGTGTGGAGCGGCAAGACCTTGCGCGCAGCGGTGCTCAAGGCTGGCGCGGGCGAGGTGGGGGCCACGTTGGCTGCGCCCGGTGACAACACGCGCATGGTGCTGCTGCTTGAAAACCCGTTTGGCTGGGTCTCCGATGCACAGCGCGACGCCTTGCTGCTGCAGACGCTGCCGCCCGCGATGCAGGAGCTCACCGCCAAGCTCGGGCCGGACACGACGGCCTGGAAGTGGGGCACGCTGCACCGCGCGGAGTTCCGCCATCCGCTGGCCGGCGTGGTCGATGCCGCCACGCGCAAGAAGCTCGACGTGGGCGACTGGCCGATGTCGGGCTCCAGCTTCACGCCGATGGCCGCGACCTACCGGGCCAGCGACTACAAGCTGACTTCGGGCGCGTCGTTCCGCATGGTGCTCGACGTGGGCAACTGGGACGCCTCGCGCGTCATCAACACGCCGGGCCAGTCGGGCAACCCGGACAGCCCGAACTACCGCGACCTTGCGCCGCTGTGGCTCGAAGGCAAGTACGTGCCGCTGGTCTACAGCCGCGGAGCGGTGGAGAAGGAAACGGTCGAACGCATCCAGCTCACGCCCGCAAAATAA
- a CDS encoding serine hydrolase domain-containing protein, with amino-acid sequence MRLLPPALSTDMFPVMRRRWFAAWLLAPLLAGSAAAQLQPPQPPQQLPPPLSLASDPAVLAKAALGAERGTLVVGLLRNGKASYGAAYNPEPLSPSRPIEPNSAEQPMFEIGSVTKVFTGLLLAQAVERGDLKLDDTVGKVLAGKVQGVPPAAAAVTLKQLVTHTGCMPVMADGVKGGAPLAEQLRTFDRPMFWAALSRIKLTAPAAPCEAAYSNFGMALLGQLLAERYNTSWGELVRARITEPLGMNDTVIPLGDKASRMAPAFAGDRRQPLLDMVAYAPASALRSTAADMMTFSRAVLAGASGPLGPAAARMLTPLAHYEGAEIGYAVMVRGPEGGRRTYWHAGLTEGYRTLWLIAPDTGEALIVLSSNARAPLQPVMLAIGKSRYPVSTTEVPVDPKRLEDYKGEYRISKTKALGFTVRNGRLLVRETGRGYNALVPTGTDRFAVATIGAQIVFQRGDGNAVVGVTLAQGGSQLEGRRVGEAVAVPQQE; translated from the coding sequence ATGCGGCTCCTGCCCCCAGCCTTGTCCACAGACATGTTCCCGGTGATGCGCCGCCGCTGGTTCGCGGCCTGGCTTCTTGCCCCGCTGCTGGCCGGCAGCGCGGCCGCGCAGCTCCAGCCGCCGCAGCCGCCACAGCAGTTGCCGCCGCCGCTGTCCTTGGCGAGCGACCCGGCGGTGCTGGCCAAGGCCGCGCTCGGTGCCGAGCGCGGAACGCTTGTCGTCGGTCTGCTGCGCAACGGCAAGGCCTCGTACGGCGCGGCCTACAACCCCGAGCCGCTCTCGCCCTCGCGCCCCATCGAGCCCAACAGCGCCGAGCAGCCGATGTTCGAGATCGGCTCGGTCACCAAGGTCTTCACCGGCCTCCTGCTGGCGCAGGCGGTGGAGCGCGGCGACCTCAAGCTCGACGACACCGTGGGCAAGGTGCTCGCGGGCAAAGTTCAGGGCGTGCCGCCCGCGGCGGCCGCGGTGACGCTGAAGCAGCTCGTCACGCACACGGGCTGCATGCCCGTGATGGCCGACGGCGTGAAGGGCGGTGCACCGCTGGCCGAGCAGCTGCGCACTTTCGACAGGCCGATGTTCTGGGCCGCGCTCTCGCGCATCAAGCTCACCGCGCCGGCGGCGCCGTGCGAAGCCGCGTACAGCAACTTCGGCATGGCGCTGCTCGGGCAGTTGCTGGCCGAGCGCTACAACACCTCGTGGGGCGAGCTGGTGCGCGCGCGCATCACCGAGCCGCTGGGCATGAACGACACCGTGATCCCGCTCGGCGACAAGGCTTCGCGCATGGCTCCGGCCTTCGCCGGCGACCGCCGCCAGCCGCTGCTGGACATGGTGGCCTACGCACCGGCCAGCGCGCTGCGCTCGACGGCGGCCGACATGATGACCTTCAGCCGAGCCGTCCTCGCCGGCGCCAGCGGCCCGCTGGGCCCGGCCGCCGCACGCATGCTCACGCCGCTCGCGCACTATGAGGGCGCCGAGATCGGCTATGCGGTGATGGTGCGCGGCCCCGAGGGCGGGCGCCGCACTTATTGGCACGCGGGCCTCACCGAGGGCTATCGCACGCTGTGGCTGATCGCGCCGGACACCGGCGAAGCGCTCATCGTGCTCAGCAGCAACGCGCGCGCGCCGCTGCAGCCGGTGATGCTGGCCATCGGCAAGAGCCGCTATCCGGTGTCGACGACCGAAGTGCCGGTCGATCCGAAGCGGCTGGAGGACTACAAGGGCGAGTACCGCATCAGCAAGACGAAGGCGCTGGGCTTCACGGTGCGCAATGGGCGGTTGCTGGTGCGGGAGACGGGGCGCGGGTACAACGCGCTCGTGCCGACGGGGACTGACCGTTTCGCGGTGGCCACCATCGGCGCGCAGATCGTGTTCCAGCGCGGTGATGGCAATGCAGTGGTGGGGGTGACGCTGGCGCAAGGGGGCAGCCAGCTCGAGGGGCGGCGGGTGGGCGAGGCGGTCGCCGTGCCGCAGCAGGAATAA
- a CDS encoding O-methyltransferase — protein MTLDELNRKFAEVPARHKEVSIIASMDDEPARPSRRLMDIALQAVSVAIDVALPIYEGRASKEPHWFDTWPGEHYRLLAALVRTLKPKTVIEIGTFTGMGTLALAQDLQPSGTLTTFDLLAWNSFADTWLAPADFSEGRVRQVLHDISTPGGIEPHRALFESADLIFVDGPKDGRTEADILVNLSTLNLSRNVVVVFDDIRVVNMIDIWRRVAQPKLDLTSFGHWSGTGLIDWNGTSDL, from the coding sequence ATGACCCTCGACGAACTCAACCGGAAATTTGCCGAAGTCCCCGCGCGCCACAAGGAGGTCTCGATCATCGCGAGCATGGATGACGAGCCCGCCCGGCCCAGCCGGCGCCTGATGGACATCGCTCTCCAGGCGGTTTCGGTGGCGATCGATGTGGCACTGCCCATCTACGAAGGCCGCGCGTCGAAGGAGCCGCACTGGTTCGACACCTGGCCCGGCGAGCACTACCGGTTGCTGGCCGCGCTGGTGCGCACGCTGAAGCCGAAGACGGTGATCGAGATCGGTACCTTCACCGGCATGGGCACGCTGGCGCTTGCGCAGGACCTGCAGCCTTCGGGCACGCTGACCACCTTCGATCTGCTGGCGTGGAACAGCTTCGCCGACACCTGGCTCGCACCTGCGGATTTCTCGGAAGGCCGCGTGCGTCAGGTGCTGCATGACATCTCCACGCCCGGCGGCATCGAGCCGCATCGCGCGCTGTTCGAGTCGGCCGACCTGATCTTTGTCGATGGGCCGAAGGACGGGCGGACCGAAGCGGACATCCTCGTCAATCTGAGCACGTTGAATCTGTCGCGCAATGTCGTGGTCGTGTTCGACGACATCCGCGTGGTGAACATGATCGACATCTGGCGCCGCGTCGCGCAGCCCAAGTTGGACCTGACATCCTTCGGCCACTGGAGCGGCACCGGCCTCATCGACTGGAACGGAACGTCCGATCTCTGA
- a CDS encoding lipocalin-like domain-containing protein yields MPSPSGAFGLSRRSLLLAALAAVPASWALPPRTLQFPRDFGSHPDLQTEWWYITGHAKNAAGREFGFQVTFFRSRIDATQNMRSAFAAKNLVFAHAAVTDLEGRVLLHDQRIARAGFGVASASEADTEVRLRDWSLVRKDGSYAARIPAGEFALDLRFVPTQPVLLQGNAGLSRKGPDEAQASYYYSEPQLKTQGKLTLKGQAFEVDGTAWLDHEWSEALMHPEAVGWDWIGMNLDDGSALTAFHLRRKDGSALWGGGSFRTRDGVLRVFKNDEVRFESLNAWSSPRTQAKYPTQWRVQTSSGNFEVRALLDDQELDSRGSTGGVYWEGLSDLLDPQGKRVGRGYLEMTGYAAPLRL; encoded by the coding sequence ATGCCTTCGCCTTCCGGTGCTTTCGGTCTCTCTCGGCGCAGCCTGCTGCTCGCCGCGCTGGCCGCAGTGCCCGCAAGCTGGGCATTGCCTCCGCGCACGCTGCAATTCCCGCGCGACTTCGGCAGCCATCCCGACCTGCAAACCGAGTGGTGGTACATCACCGGCCACGCGAAGAACGCAGCGGGGCGCGAGTTCGGCTTTCAGGTGACCTTCTTCCGCTCGCGCATCGACGCGACGCAGAACATGCGCTCGGCCTTTGCCGCGAAGAACCTGGTGTTCGCGCATGCGGCCGTCACCGACCTCGAAGGCCGCGTGCTGCTGCACGACCAGCGCATCGCGCGCGCGGGTTTCGGCGTCGCCTCGGCCAGCGAGGCCGACACCGAGGTGCGGCTGCGCGACTGGTCGCTGGTGCGCAAGGACGGCAGCTATGCGGCGCGCATTCCGGCCGGGGAGTTCGCGCTCGACCTGCGCTTCGTGCCGACGCAGCCGGTGCTGCTGCAAGGCAACGCAGGTCTCTCGCGCAAGGGGCCCGACGAAGCCCAGGCGAGCTACTACTACAGCGAGCCGCAGCTCAAGACGCAGGGCAAGCTCACGCTCAAGGGCCAGGCTTTCGAGGTCGATGGCACCGCCTGGCTCGACCACGAATGGAGCGAGGCGTTGATGCACCCCGAGGCCGTGGGCTGGGACTGGATCGGCATGAACCTCGACGACGGAAGTGCGCTCACGGCCTTTCATTTGCGCCGCAAGGATGGCAGCGCTCTCTGGGGTGGCGGCTCGTTCCGCACGCGCGACGGTGTTCTTCGCGTCTTCAAGAACGACGAAGTGCGCTTCGAAAGCCTCAACGCCTGGAGCAGTCCGCGCACGCAGGCGAAGTACCCGACGCAATGGCGCGTGCAGACGTCCTCTGGCAACTTCGAGGTGCGCGCCCTGCTCGACGACCAGGAGTTGGACAGCCGGGGTTCGACCGGCGGCGTGTACTGGGAGGGGCTCAGCGATCTGCTCGATCCACAGGGGAAGCGCGTGGGTCGGGGCTATCTGGAGATGACGGGATACGCTGCGCCGCTGCGGCTGTAG
- a CDS encoding FtsX-like permease family protein, producing MRALLTTFSWQELRHHPWRNAAAVLAVMLGVALAFSVQLINASALDEFSSAVRSVNGQPDLEVRAVQGGFDEAVFAQLARHPQVTLASPVLEFQGLALASGERQVPMRVIGVDALVLPTIAPALMPQPAAGADRFALFAPGHVFLNAAARSVLGLPAQAGGDTTETVQLRSGATWHRLGVAGHVAASGTALAVIDIAAAQDLFDQAGRLSRIDLRLAPGTDRAAFIDALQKSPGWPAGVQFAEPGDAAERVSNLSRAYRVNLTVLALVALFTGAFLVFSVLALSVAKRAQQFALLGVLGLTPRERLRLVLAESLVLGVIGSAAGLALGTALAAFALRVLGGDLGGGYFEGVAPKLHWSGSAALLYGGLGVAAALVGGWWPARAAQALPEAQTLKGLGAAPTQSRSHWLALGLIALSAALANIPAIGGIPVAAYLSVACLLVGGITALPWLIALLYDRIAPAFAERVLPMLAIERARRMRGTAAVAVSGVVASLSLAVALTVMVASFRDSVTHWLDVVLPADLYVRATSGGRGGNSGGTSSTDTATFPPAFVQALAQLPGVARTGTLRTQSLQLDAAQPAVTLIARSLEGSASQSLPLVGPALPVPSGQIGIYVSEPMVELYGAKPGTAFAPLAVALSASALPTKATHTYFVAGVWRDYARQFGAITMDARDYERITGQRDVSDISLWLAPGASEGETQTAVRALAARQADGSPDSVEIASVGQIRATSLRIFDRSFAVTYWLQAVAIAIGLFGIAASFSAQVLARRKEFGLLAHLGFTRRQVLAVVAGEGAAWTAIGAVAGLVLGLAVSVVLVKVVNPQSFHWTMDLLVPWARLIALCGAVVVAGTVTAWLAGRAAAGKDVVLAVKEDW from the coding sequence ATGCGTGCATTGCTCACCACCTTCTCCTGGCAGGAACTGCGCCACCACCCCTGGCGCAACGCGGCGGCCGTGCTGGCCGTGATGCTGGGCGTGGCGCTCGCGTTCTCGGTGCAGCTCATCAACGCCTCGGCGCTCGATGAGTTCTCCAGCGCGGTGCGATCTGTCAACGGCCAGCCGGATCTCGAAGTGCGCGCGGTGCAAGGCGGCTTCGACGAAGCCGTGTTCGCGCAACTGGCGCGGCATCCGCAGGTGACGCTCGCGAGCCCGGTGCTCGAATTTCAGGGCCTGGCCCTCGCCAGCGGCGAACGGCAAGTGCCGATGCGCGTGATCGGCGTCGATGCATTGGTGCTCCCGACCATCGCGCCCGCGCTGATGCCGCAGCCCGCGGCCGGAGCGGACCGCTTCGCGCTCTTCGCGCCGGGTCATGTCTTCCTCAACGCCGCAGCGCGCAGCGTGCTCGGCCTGCCCGCGCAAGCCGGCGGCGACACCACCGAGACGGTGCAATTGCGCAGCGGCGCCACATGGCACCGCCTCGGCGTGGCAGGCCACGTCGCCGCCAGCGGCACGGCGCTCGCGGTGATAGACATCGCGGCCGCGCAGGACCTGTTCGACCAGGCCGGGCGCCTGAGCCGCATCGACCTGCGGCTCGCGCCAGGCACCGACCGCGCAGCCTTCATCGATGCGCTGCAGAAGTCCCCCGGCTGGCCCGCGGGCGTGCAGTTCGCGGAGCCCGGCGATGCGGCCGAGCGCGTGAGCAATCTGTCGCGCGCCTACCGCGTCAACCTCACGGTGCTGGCGCTGGTGGCGCTTTTTACAGGTGCGTTCCTCGTGTTCTCTGTGCTCGCGCTCAGCGTCGCCAAGCGGGCGCAGCAGTTCGCGCTGCTCGGCGTGCTCGGCCTCACGCCGCGCGAACGGCTGCGGCTGGTGCTCGCCGAATCACTGGTCCTCGGCGTGATCGGCAGTGCCGCGGGTCTTGCGCTCGGCACCGCGCTCGCGGCCTTCGCGCTGCGGGTGCTGGGCGGCGACCTGGGCGGTGGGTACTTCGAAGGCGTCGCGCCCAAGCTGCATTGGAGCGGCAGCGCGGCGTTGCTGTACGGCGGACTCGGCGTGGCGGCCGCGCTGGTGGGCGGCTGGTGGCCCGCGCGCGCCGCACAGGCGCTGCCCGAGGCGCAGACGCTCAAGGGCCTGGGCGCCGCGCCCACGCAGAGCCGCAGCCATTGGCTCGCGCTCGGGCTGATCGCGCTCAGTGCGGCGCTGGCGAACATCCCGGCCATCGGCGGCATTCCAGTGGCGGCGTACCTCTCGGTGGCGTGCCTGCTGGTGGGCGGCATCACCGCCCTGCCCTGGCTGATCGCATTGCTGTATGACCGCATCGCGCCCGCGTTCGCCGAGCGCGTGCTGCCGATGCTCGCCATCGAGCGCGCGCGGCGCATGCGCGGCACGGCGGCCGTGGCGGTGAGCGGCGTGGTCGCGAGCCTGAGCCTCGCGGTCGCGCTCACGGTGATGGTCGCGAGCTTTCGCGATTCGGTGACGCACTGGCTCGACGTGGTGCTGCCCGCCGACCTGTACGTGCGCGCCACCTCGGGCGGCCGCGGCGGCAACAGTGGCGGCACCAGCAGCACCGACACCGCAACCTTTCCGCCCGCGTTCGTGCAGGCGCTGGCGCAACTGCCCGGCGTGGCGCGCACGGGCACGTTGCGCACGCAGTCGCTGCAGCTCGATGCCGCGCAGCCCGCCGTGACGCTGATCGCGCGCAGCCTGGAAGGCAGCGCATCGCAATCGCTGCCGCTGGTGGGGCCGGCATTGCCCGTGCCCTCGGGGCAGATCGGCATCTACGTGAGCGAGCCGATGGTGGAGCTCTACGGCGCGAAGCCGGGCACGGCCTTCGCGCCGCTGGCCGTCGCGCTGTCGGCCAGCGCGCTCCCGACGAAAGCCACGCACACCTATTTCGTGGCCGGCGTGTGGCGCGACTACGCGCGGCAGTTCGGCGCGATCACGATGGATGCGCGCGACTACGAGCGCATCACCGGCCAGCGCGACGTGAGCGACATCTCGCTGTGGCTCGCACCGGGCGCATCAGAAGGCGAAACGCAGACCGCCGTGCGCGCGCTTGCGGCGCGCCAGGCAGACGGGTCACCCGATTCAGTCGAGATCGCCTCGGTCGGGCAGATCAGAGCGACATCGCTGCGCATCTTCGACCGCAGCTTCGCCGTGACCTACTGGCTGCAGGCCGTGGCCATCGCCATCGGCCTGTTCGGCATCGCCGCGAGCTTCAGCGCGCAGGTGCTCGCGCGGCGCAAGGAATTCGGCCTGCTTGCGCACCTCGGGTTCACGCGGCGGCAAGTGCTGGCGGTGGTAGCGGGCGAAGGCGCCGCATGGACCGCCATCGGCGCCGTCGCCGGGCTGGTGCTCGGGCTCGCGGTGTCGGTGGTGCTCGTGAAGGTGGTGAATCCGCAGAGCTTCCACTGGACGATGGACCTGCTCGTGCCGTGGGCGCGGTTGATCGCGCTGTGCGGTGCGGTGGTCGTGGCCGGCACCGTCACCGCGTGGCTGGCGGGGCGGGCCGCCGCGGGCAAGGATGTGGTGCTGGCGGTGAAAGAGGACTGGTAG
- a CDS encoding PLP-dependent cysteine synthase family protein, with protein MQPTPTSPSCSGWLGSAIRRIEADYQRSADTHLIPLPLPALAAAGIDLYLKDESTHPTGSLKHRLARSLFLYALCNGWVREGTTIVEASSGSTAVSEAYFARLLGLPFIAVMPRSTSPEKVAQIAFYGASCHFVDHAAEVYEEARALAERTGGHYMDQFTYAERATDWRGNNNIAESMFQQMARERHPIPEWIVVGAGTGGTSATIGRYLRYRCHDTQVCVPDPEGSVFSAYHRTGDTTLTAVGSRIEGIGRPRVEPSFIRTLVDRMIEVPNLDSVAAMHALSALLGRKVGPSTGTNFIGMLAVADEMRAAGRQGSILSLLCDSGERYLPSYHDAAWVKNAFGDIGPAQQRVDALVAG; from the coding sequence ATGCAGCCCACCCCCACATCTCCTTCCTGCAGCGGCTGGCTCGGCAGTGCCATCCGCCGCATCGAAGCCGACTACCAGCGCAGCGCCGACACGCACCTGATTCCGCTCCCCCTGCCCGCACTCGCGGCAGCGGGCATCGACCTGTACCTGAAGGACGAATCCACCCACCCGACCGGCAGCCTCAAGCACCGGCTCGCGCGCTCGCTCTTTCTCTACGCGCTGTGCAACGGCTGGGTGCGCGAGGGCACGACCATCGTCGAGGCCTCAAGCGGTTCGACGGCGGTGAGCGAGGCCTACTTCGCGCGGCTGCTGGGCCTGCCCTTCATCGCGGTGATGCCGCGCAGCACCTCGCCCGAGAAGGTCGCGCAGATCGCCTTCTACGGCGCGAGCTGCCACTTCGTGGACCATGCGGCAGAGGTGTACGAGGAAGCCCGCGCGCTTGCCGAGCGCACCGGCGGCCACTACATGGACCAGTTCACCTACGCCGAGCGCGCGACCGACTGGCGCGGCAACAACAACATCGCCGAGAGCATGTTCCAGCAGATGGCGCGCGAGCGGCATCCGATACCGGAATGGATCGTGGTGGGCGCGGGCACCGGCGGCACCAGCGCGACCATCGGCCGGTACCTGCGCTACCGCTGCCACGACACGCAGGTGTGCGTGCCCGACCCCGAAGGCTCGGTGTTCTCGGCCTATCACCGCACGGGCGATACGACGCTGACGGCCGTGGGCTCGCGCATCGAAGGCATCGGGCGGCCACGCGTGGAGCCGAGCTTCATCCGCACGCTGGTCGATCGCATGATCGAGGTGCCCAATCTCGATTCGGTGGCGGCGATGCATGCGCTCTCGGCGCTGCTCGGGCGCAAGGTGGGTCCGTCGACGGGCACCAACTTCATCGGCATGCTGGCCGTGGCCGATGAAATGCGCGCGGCCGGGCGGCAAGGCTCGATCCTGTCGCTGCTGTGCGATTCGGGCGAGCGCTACCTGCCGAGCTACCACGATGCGGCGTGGGTGAAGAACGCGTTCGGCGACATCGGGCCTGCGCAGCAGCGCGTCGATGCGCTGGTGGCGGGGTGA